Proteins from a genomic interval of Prionailurus viverrinus isolate Anna chromosome F2, UM_Priviv_1.0, whole genome shotgun sequence:
- the ZHX2 gene encoding zinc fingers and homeoboxes protein 2 produces the protein MASKRKSTTPCMVRTSQVVEQDVPEEGDRAKEKGNSTTQPETTKDSWTVEPENSSKENEVIEVKSTGENQSKKLQGGYECKYCPYSTQNLNEFTEHVDTQHPNVILNPLYVCAECNFTTKKYDSLSDHNSKFHPGETNFKLKLIKRNNQTVLEQSIEATNHVVSITTSGPGSGDGDPGISVSKTPIMKPGKPKADAKKVPKKPEEATPENHVEGTARLVTDAAEILSRLGGVELLQDTLGHVTPSVQLPPNINLVPKVPVPLNTTKYNSALDTNATMINSFNKFPYPTQAELSWLTAASKHPEEHIRIWFATQRLKHGISWSPEEVEEARKKMFNGTIQSVPPTITVLPAQLAPTKMSQPILQTALPCQILGQTSLVLTQVTSGSTTVSCSPITLAVAGVTNHGQKRPLVTPQAAPEPKRPHIAQVPEPPPKVANPVLTPASDRKKTKEQIAHLKASFLQSQFPDDAEVYRLIEVTGLARSEIKKWFSDHRYRCQRGIVHITSESLAKDQLAIAASRHGRAYHAYPDFAPQKFKEKTQGQIKTLEDSFLKSSFPTQAELDRLRVETKLSRREIESWFSERRKLRDSMEQAVLDSMGTGKKGQDVVAPNGALSRLDQLSGAQLASSLPSPSPAITKNQEQVHLLRSTFARTQWPTPQEYDQLAAKTGLVRTEIVRWFKENRCLLKTGTLKWMEQYQHQQIAGDHVYDAPPRKAVKAVITESPKNGSDVGQQHYKDPKKLCEEDLEKLVPRVKVSNEQAKDGVPAKPSEATSDRSEGSSRDGQGSEENEESGVVDWVEVTVGEEDAISDRSDSWSQTAAEGTAEQAGSDSDSIPAEAGQA, from the coding sequence ATGGCGAGCAAGCGAAAATCCACAACCCCGTGCATGGTTCGGACATCACAAGTAGTAGAACAAGATGTGCCCGAGGAAGGAGACAGggccaaagaaaaaggaaacagcacAACACAGCCTGAAACAACCAAGGACAGTTGGACAGTAGAACCCGAGAActcttccaaagaaaatgaagtgatAGAGGTGAAATCTACAGGGGAAAACCAATCCAAAAAACTCCAAGGTGGTTATGAATGCAAATACTGCCCCTACTCCACGCAAAACCTGAACGAGTTCACGGAGCACGTTGACACGCAGCACCCCAACGTGATTCTCAACCCCTTATACGTGTGTGCCGAATGTAACTTCACAACCAAAAAGTACGACTCCCTGTCTGACCACAACTCCAAGTTCCATCCCGGGGAGACCAACTTCAAGCTGAAGTTAATCAAGCGCAATAATCAAACTGTCTTAGAGCAGTCCATCGAAGCCACCAACCACGTCGTGTCCATCACCACCAGCGGCCCCGGAAGCGGCGACGGTGATCCCGGAATCTCAGTGAGTAAAACCCCCATCATGAAGCCAGGGAAACCAAAAGCCGATGCCAAGAAGGTGCCCAAGAAGCCGGAGGAGGCCACGCccgagaaccacgtggaagggacTGCCCGCCTGGTGACAGACGCGGCTGAGATCCTCTCGAGACTCGGAGGCGTGGAGCTCCTCCAGGACACATTAGGGCACGTCACGCCTTCTGTCCAGCTCCCACCAAATATCAACCTTGTCCCGAAGGTCCCCGTCCCTCTGAATACTACCAAATACAACTCTGCCCTGGACACGAATGCCACCATGATCAACTCCTTCAACAAGTTCCCTTACCCGACCCAGGCCGAGTTGTCCTGGCTGACAGCTGCTTCCAAACACCCAGAAGAGCACATCAGAATCTGGTTTGCCACACAGCGCTTAAAGCATGGCATCAGCTGGTCCccggaggaggtggaggaggcccGGAAAAAGATGTTTAATGGCACCATCCAGTCAGTACCCCCCACGATCACCGTGCTGCCGGCCCAGCTGGCGCCCACAAAGATGTCACAGCCCATCCTCCAGACAGCTCTGCCGTGCCAGATTCTCGGCCAGACCAGCCTGGTGCTGACTCAGGTGACCAGCGGATCAACAACGGTCTCCTGCTCCCCCATCACGCTTGCCGTGGCCGGAGTGACCAACCATGGCCAAAAAAGGCCTTTAGTGACTCCCCAGGCCGCCCCCGAGCCCAAGCGTCCACACATCGCTCAGGTGCCAGAGCCCCCGCCCAAGGTGGCCAACCCTGTGCTGACGCCAGCCAGTGACCGCAAGAAGACAAAGGAGCAGATTGCGCATCTCAAGGCAAGCTTTCTCCAGAGCCAGTTTCCTGACGATGCCGAGGTCTATCGGCTCATCGAGGTGACCGGCCTTGCCAGGAGTGAGATCAAGAAGTGGTTCAGCGATCACCGGTATCGGTGTCAAAGAGGCATCGTCCACATCACCAGCGAATCCCTTGCCAAAGACCAGTTGGCCATCGCAGCCTCCCGACACGGCCGCGCATACCACGCGTACCCGGACTTTGCCccacagaaattcaaagaaaaaacacagggtCAGATTAAAACCCTGGAGGACAGCTTTTTGAAAAGCTCTTTCCCGACCCAAGCAGAACTGGATAGACTAAGGGTGGAAACCAAGCTGAGCAGGAGAGAGATCGAATCCTGGTTCTCAGAGAGACGGAAGCTTCGGGACAGCATGGAACAAGCAGTCTTGGATTCCATGGGGACTGGCAAAAAAGGCCAAGATGTGGTGGCCCCCAATGGTGCTCTGTCTCGACTTGACCAGCTCTCCGGTGCCCAGTTAGCCAGTTCTCTGCCCAGCCCTTCACCAGCAATTACGAAAAATCAGGAACAGGTACATCTCCTGCGGAGCACGTTTGCAAGAACCCAGTGGCCTACTCCCCAGGAGTATGACCAGTTAGCAGCCAAGACGGGCCTGGTCCGAACTGAAATTGTGCGCTGGTTCAAAGAGAACAGGTGCTTGCTAAAAACCGGAACCTTAAAGTGGATGGAGCAGTACCAGCACCAGCAGATAGCGGGAGATCACGTTTACGACGCCCCACCAAGGAAAGCAGTGAAAGCCGTCATCACTGAGAGCCCAAAGAATGGAAGTGACGTGGGTCAGCAACATTACAAGGACCCCAAAAAGCTCTGTGAAGAGGACTTGGAGAAGCTGGTACCCAGGGTGAAAGTGAGCAACGAGCAAGCCAAGGATGGTGTGCCGGCCAAGCCTTCTGAAGCCACCTCGGACAGGTCGGAGGGCAGCAGCCGGGACGGCCAGGGCAGCGAAGAGAATGAGGAGTCGGGTGTTGTGGATTGGGTGGAGGTCACGGTCGGAGAGGAGGACGCCATCTCAGACAGGTCGGATAGCTGGAGTCAGACGGCAGCCGAAGGCACCGCAGAACAGGCCGGCTCGGACTCCGACAGCATCCCTGCCGAGGCTGGCCAGGCCTAA